In Zingiber officinale cultivar Zhangliang chromosome 1A, Zo_v1.1, whole genome shotgun sequence, the DNA window ATAAGATTACAACATTGAGTGTAGTGAAAGCATGACTAATCAGAAGTCAGAACTAATGTGTATGATCATAGTACATCAAACTGGCGTGTAATAGATGACTAGGGCATAGAAATGAGCTTCATCCAGGTCCTGCTATTCCATGCAACTATTAAATTGAATAATTCTGAGATGATTTTATTTTAACTGTGATAGGTTTGACGTAATAGCCAAAACAGACTGCCGAGGACCTAAGAACATCCCGACCAATATCAATCAATGTTTTTAAACATTATTGATAAATTATGGGTAAAAAAACCTTTACTGCTATATAATGCATGCAGATTGATATATGTAACATAATCAAATGATGCAAACACCAAATAACCCAAAATAGTTGGAAACAAGAAATAAACAGTTGGGCATAATGAAAACTTATGATAAAtagcaaaaatatatatatatatatataccttgaaTAGGATAGCGGAAAATAGACGCTCACGAAGGCAATATATCTGCGCAACATCAAGGGCAGTTGATTCAAGTCTTAACCATCCATCAATAACTACTGAAACATTATTTTCAGGAGAAGACATTATTTCTTCCCCATGACTAGAGGATACAAGTTGCTCCATCTCATCTTCCTCATCACCAGAATCATCAACATCTTCATCACTATCATCAGGGCCACTTGTAGGAGCAACAACCATTTCCACTGCAAGAAACAATAATGGATATGGACCAACAAGAGAACAGTTTCTTATATACATTCCCCCATCCCCACGAGTAATTTCATCATAAAGAACAAGTGGGCACTCGGCTTGCTTTcttaatgaaaaatcaaagttaGAGGAATGGGGATGCAAGCGAGCTTTGGCACCACCAGCAGTCTCCACTATGGCTCTTTTATCATTCTTTCGACGTGGAAGCAATCTCCCGATCATTGGATACGCACCAGCCACAAGTACAGCCCGTAGAATACCAGGATCGTGAGCATTTACACTACAACTTGACACATTTTGTGGAATAAATCCATGTTTTGCAAGTTCGCTTTGAAGCTGCTTCCTCATGCTAAATAGCATATTCATTGTGCTTGATGAGATATAATACCTAGAACAGAATTGTGACTCCAGACCTCTACCTTTTGCCTTCTTCCAACAATCAAATGCTGCAACAACAGCAAGTTGATCACTATAACCACCATACAAGGAAGCCAATTCAAGTTTCGCTAGGGCAGCTTTCTTCCTCTCATCTGGAGCCACTGGAAGAAGGAATGGTTCTCGATAATCAGCTGCACATGCTAGAGTCAATGCAGGGTCCAAGCAATTCATCAAAATTGCAAATAAAAGCATCTTGCTAGTTGAGGGATGGACAGGAAGGGAACCAAGCTTCTCCCCAAGATCAGTCAGTTTTTCATCATTCATTAAGGCACCAATATCTTGAAGAACAATTATTGCATTGCGAATTGTTTCAGAAACAGGAGGATCAAGTGTTTTTTGTAGAAAATCTGCTACTTTACAATTGGGATCAAGCAATTTTACCTGCAGCgtgagtttaaaaaaaaaaaactaacttttaGCACTAACAACAAAGTGGAAAGCAAAAGAAGTCAATCTTGCCTGCAAACAAAGTTCCTCAATAGGCATCCTTTTTATCTCAGGAACTTGGTACTCCGGCAAAGATACTGCACGGAATTTAGAAAAAAGGTGGTAACAGGTCCCTGGCTGACAACGACCAGCACGACCCTCACGTTGTCTTGCACTAGCTTTTGATACCCAAGAAGAATGAAGTGTAGATACATTGTTATATGGATCATAATTTTTTTCCTTCATTCGACCACTATCTATTACATATACAACATCATCAATTGTAACAGCAGTCTCTGCAATGTTTGTTGACAAAATGATTTTACGAATGCCAATAGGCGGGCATTTAAAAACCTTCTTTTGCTCTGCAGATGGAATCATAGAATGGAGAGAGAGTATCAAAAACTTTGATTCATCTTGAAAGAATGATGAAGCAACCAACTTTTCTCTGGTTTGATTAATGTCATCCCATCCAGGAAGAAAGATTAGAATTGCTCCTTCTGTCGAATCAGTGCAAATCTTCCTTAAGAGTCGCTCTATGAGCAGAGTGTCGATATGTTCTGGATTAATACATGCAAGGTACTCATTTAGCAGCTTCTCCTCCTCTACTGATTTTGAGTTATCTTTCTCCATATGTTTCTTGATAATTTCATATACCTGTATCTGATTCTCACATTCAGCCCAATCTAGAGCGCATCTACCATTGTTGTCAGATAAAGAACAATCAGCACCATAGGATAGAAGCATGCAGACATCACCAACTTTGCCCTTTCCTGCAAATACCATCAAGGGTGATACACCCGTCGAAGAATGTCTGTAGTTGTAGATTCTCTGTGTTTGCTCAGAAGAAATCAATTCTAGCAAGGGATCAAATTCTTCATTAGTTAAAGCCAAAGTTACTGCTTCGTCCAGAGAATTTCTGTATTCTTCAGACAGGGGGCTACTCTCGTCAGAATCAACTGCAGCATGGTTTAGATGATTATCATCCATAGATTTCAAGATAGAAAGCACGTCCTCCAAATAAAAAACCGTGACCTGAAGAATAATGGTGTCAGCTAGTGTTAGCTCAAGTTATGAAAGCGTCTTGATTGTTGGTGTTTATTCACTAATTGACTTAAAGTATCCTCACAGGATAAGTGAAACCCGGAACTTGAATAATGGGGCATCCATAAAAGTAGTTGGAAAATCGCTCAGCATCAATAGTAGCACTCATGAGCACCTGTTAGTTTAAGATACAGATCATGCATCAAAATGAGACCATAGAACATAATGAGCACCAATGTTGGTTGTTATTGAGCAACTGCAAAACAAGCATGAGATGCAGCACAAAGTGAAAATCAAATATAGACTTACCAATCGTATATGTGGATATGAAGGCAGCAAATCTCTGACGAACAAAACAGACAGCAATAAATCAGAATGGAGTATACCTTCATTCCATAAAAATGTCATGCTTATGATATTGCAAAAAACAAAAGcatataattaaaattctatCATTCTTGGACTAATCATATATACTAATTCCATACTACATGCCAATTTAGAGCTTCCTAACCCAAACGAGATCCGCAATATGGAGTTGACTTGGAGAATTTTGTATATACAGTATGGGAACAGTTTAAAAAAAGAATAAATCAATCGGGCAACTAAGTGGTGATTTCCAAATACCTGAGTATTGTCAGCATAAAATCAGAAAATCTATCCCTCTCGTGAATTTCATCCTAAAAGACAAAGTAATTGGGAAGCCACAAATTAGAATAAAAAGTAACACAGAAGATCTGGCACATTAAAGCCTCTGGAAAACTATGTTCTAGTCTCAAAAGGAAATTTGATACATATCATTCAATatgattttcaaagtaaaatcACAGATACCATGCTGTAAAAGAATTCCAAAGGTGCAGCTTGCTCTtactaaagtatttttaaaaagaaagtaCGAAGACAAGACCTTTAAAGAAGCATGTCAATTAGTCGGTCCTGAAGGATAAAAGCTTCAAAGATCAAGCATAGTAGTTATGCATTAACAGCACACTTTTCTCCAACAAACTCATAAAAACATATTTCCTCCTTTTAGAAGAAAGAATCTTGAATAGGTTAATCCATTACCTAGAAGCTCAAGTCTCGCCTATGACTAGTGAGGTAGCCAGAAAATTGTTTGAGTGGAGTTATAAGTTTAAGGGTAAAATTTTAAACCTGAAATAAACAACATGATGCCTAAAAAAGTCATGAGTTCACAAGTAGTTAAGAAAAGAGACAATTTATATCACTTTTCAGC includes these proteins:
- the LOC122037944 gene encoding DExH-box ATP-dependent RNA helicase DExH6-like, giving the protein MGRKNGKGGGQQQQLGPVSEASRVRIARILEEFQASQDEVYTFEPGLSKQERALIHMMCRKMGMVSRSSGYGERRQLSVYKSKRKNRSLKKEEVNAGLQLSEETKNIIQDLFMRYPPDDTDLSEDAAPNSKANAAKRQWKPDTSFCRPSMGKSDIQQKMDELASKISNSTHLTKVVEDRAKLPIASFKHLITSTLENNQVVLISGETGCGKTTQVPQYLLEYMWDKGETCKIVCTQPRRISAISVAERISYERGETVGETVGYRIRLESKGGKQSSIMFCTNGVLLRLLISRGSSMSSTDSGNSLLEDCFQGITHVIVDEIHERDRFSDFMLTILRDLLPSYPHIRLVLMSATIDAERFSNYFYGCPIIQVPGFTYPVTVFYLEDVLSILKSMDDNHLNHAAVDSDESSPLSEEYRNSLDEAVTLALTNEEFDPLLELISSEQTQRIYNYRHSSTGVSPLMVFAGKGKVGDVCMLLSYGADCSLSDNNGRCALDWAECENQIQVYEIIKKHMEKDNSKSVEEEKLLNEYLACINPEHIDTLLIERLLRKICTDSTEGAILIFLPGWDDINQTREKLVASSFFQDESKFLILSLHSMIPSAEQKKVFKCPPIGIRKIILSTNIAETAVTIDDVVYVIDSGRMKEKNYDPYNNVSTLHSSWVSKASARQREGRAGRCQPGTCYHLFSKFRAVSLPEYQVPEIKRMPIEELCLQVKLLDPNCKVADFLQKTLDPPVSETIRNAIIVLQDIGALMNDEKLTDLGEKLGSLPVHPSTSKMLLFAILMNCLDPALTLACAADYREPFLLPVAPDERKKAALAKLELASLYGGYSDQLAVVAAFDCWKKAKGRGLESQFCSRYYISSSTMNMLFSMRKQLQSELAKHGFIPQNVSSCSVNAHDPGILRAVLVAGAYPMIGRLLPRRKNDKRAIVETAGGAKARLHPHSSNFDFSLRKQAECPLVLYDEITRGDGGMYIRNCSLVGPYPLLFLAVEMVVAPTSGPDDSDEDVDDSGDEEDEMEQLVSSSHGEEIMSSPENNVSVVIDGWLRLESTALDVAQIYCLRERLFSAILFKAKNPQAVLPPALGASVYAIACILSCDGLPSALADAPPYRQQSPRDKVDMNKSIQGKRQGGFIQPGGFLRSLISDNVRTANVHIVRNAKHSSHMQSYSQPQVSPISTFPGANSSSSTPRIRSFKRHR